A genomic window from Natrinema sp. HArc-T2 includes:
- a CDS encoding thiamine pyrophosphate-dependent enzyme, with protein sequence MSAFNAIGEEREIDRDEYTPGVEPQPTWCPGCGDFGVLKALKQALPEVGKTPEEVLTVTGIGCSGKLNSYLDTYGFHTIHGRSLPVARAAKLANPELEVIAAGGDGDGYGIGGNHFIHSARENHDITYIVFNNEIFGLTKGQTSPTSPKGHKSKTQPSGSAKTPLRPLSMSLNAGASYVARTAAVNPNQAKEIIKEAIEHDGFAHIDFLTQCPTWNKDARQYVPYVDVQESDDYDFDVSDREEAARMMRETEDVLNEGTVLTGRYYVEDDRPSYQQEKHAVGELPDEPLAERYFDDDAEWERSYDLLERHT encoded by the coding sequence ATGAGTGCATTCAACGCGATCGGAGAGGAACGGGAAATCGACCGGGACGAGTACACGCCCGGTGTCGAACCACAGCCGACCTGGTGTCCGGGCTGTGGTGACTTCGGCGTCCTGAAGGCGCTGAAACAGGCGCTGCCGGAGGTCGGCAAGACGCCCGAAGAAGTGCTGACTGTCACCGGTATCGGCTGTTCCGGCAAGCTGAACAGCTACTTGGACACGTATGGCTTCCACACGATCCACGGTCGCTCGCTGCCCGTGGCTCGAGCCGCCAAGCTCGCAAACCCCGAACTCGAGGTCATCGCCGCGGGCGGTGACGGCGACGGCTACGGGATCGGTGGCAACCACTTCATTCACTCGGCCCGGGAGAACCACGACATCACGTATATCGTCTTCAACAACGAGATCTTCGGCCTGACGAAGGGCCAGACCTCGCCGACGAGTCCCAAGGGCCACAAGTCCAAGACCCAGCCATCGGGCAGCGCGAAGACGCCGCTGCGGCCGCTGTCGATGTCGCTGAACGCCGGTGCGAGCTACGTCGCCCGCACCGCAGCCGTCAACCCCAACCAGGCCAAAGAGATCATCAAGGAGGCCATCGAACACGACGGCTTCGCCCACATCGACTTCCTGACCCAGTGTCCGACCTGGAACAAGGACGCGCGCCAGTACGTCCCCTACGTCGACGTCCAGGAGTCCGACGACTACGACTTCGACGTCTCCGACCGGGAAGAAGCTGCCCGGATGATGCGTGAGACCGAGGACGTCCTCAACGAGGGAACCGTCCTGACCGGCCGCTACTACGTCGAGGACGATCGACCCTCCTACCAGCAGGAGAAACACGCCGTCGGCGAACTGCCCGACGAGCCACTGGCAGAGCGGTACTTCGACGACGACGCCGAGTGGGAACGCAGCTACGACCTGCTCGAGCGACACACGTAG
- a CDS encoding 2-oxoacid:acceptor oxidoreductase subunit alpha, giving the protein MSSDELIWRIAGGSGDGIDSTSQNFAKALMRSGLDVFTHRHYPSRIRGGHTYVEIRAADHEVQSRGDGYNFLLALGDSFARNPQEDAFYGNEEIKPLSENLDELREGGIIIYDEGLISEEDVEALDLEARAEENDWHVFPMDLRGLAREHGREVMRNTAGVGATAALLEMDLEHIEDLMSDAMGGDILEANLEILHEAYDTVTEEYDFEHDLRAPEGSHETEQALLSGSNAIAYGAIDAGCRFIAGYPMTPWTDVFTILSQNFPDMGGVSEQVEDEIAAAALAVGASHAGVKAMSGSSGGGFALMSEPLGLAEMTETPLVLIEAMRAGPSTGMPTKPEQSDLEHILYTSQGDSQRVVFAPGNIEEAYEQTRLAFEIAWDYQIPSIIIYDQKLSGENTNVDVEFFDREPQPDLGATLTEEELREAAHDNSGKFKRFNYEDAENGVSQRSIPGQKGGRFLATGNEHSPVGHINEDPDNRVAQMDRRLEKLESIREDLDSRESSTQTYFGDETADYGVITWGSSQGAVEEAVKRLNDDGHSVKGISVSDMMPFAEAEVTEFLESVDEAMVVEMNATAQFRGLLQKELGRFGEKLTSLLKYNGNPFEPAEIVEGYEVNFVEEDREPTAQVRIEPAAGD; this is encoded by the coding sequence ATGAGTAGCGACGAACTTATCTGGCGAATCGCAGGCGGTTCCGGTGACGGGATCGACTCGACGAGCCAGAACTTCGCCAAGGCGCTGATGCGCTCGGGGCTCGACGTATTCACTCACCGACACTATCCGTCGCGGATTCGCGGCGGCCACACGTACGTCGAGATTCGTGCCGCAGACCACGAGGTACAGTCACGTGGAGACGGCTACAACTTCCTGCTCGCACTGGGTGACTCCTTCGCCCGCAACCCGCAGGAAGACGCCTTCTACGGCAACGAGGAGATCAAGCCTCTCTCGGAGAACCTCGATGAACTCCGCGAGGGCGGGATCATCATCTACGACGAGGGACTCATCAGCGAGGAGGACGTCGAAGCGCTCGATCTCGAGGCTCGTGCCGAGGAGAACGACTGGCACGTCTTCCCGATGGACCTCCGCGGACTCGCCCGGGAACACGGTCGTGAGGTCATGCGTAACACCGCCGGCGTCGGCGCGACGGCTGCGCTGCTCGAGATGGATCTCGAACACATCGAGGACCTGATGTCCGACGCGATGGGCGGGGACATTCTCGAGGCGAACCTCGAGATCCTCCACGAGGCCTACGACACCGTCACCGAGGAATACGACTTCGAGCACGACCTGCGAGCCCCCGAGGGCTCCCACGAGACCGAGCAGGCGCTGCTGTCGGGTTCGAACGCGATCGCCTACGGCGCGATCGACGCCGGCTGTCGGTTCATCGCTGGCTACCCGATGACGCCGTGGACGGACGTCTTTACCATCCTCAGTCAGAACTTCCCCGACATGGGTGGCGTCTCCGAGCAGGTCGAAGACGAGATCGCTGCTGCGGCGCTGGCCGTCGGTGCGAGCCACGCCGGCGTCAAAGCCATGTCCGGCTCCTCCGGCGGTGGCTTCGCTCTGATGAGCGAGCCGCTGGGCTTAGCAGAGATGACCGAGACGCCGCTGGTCCTCATCGAGGCCATGCGTGCCGGTCCTTCGACCGGGATGCCGACGAAACCCGAGCAGTCCGACTTAGAGCATATCCTCTATACGAGTCAGGGAGACTCCCAGCGCGTCGTCTTCGCGCCCGGGAACATCGAGGAAGCCTACGAGCAGACTCGACTGGCGTTCGAGATCGCCTGGGACTATCAGATTCCGTCGATCATCATCTACGACCAGAAGCTCTCCGGTGAGAACACCAACGTCGATGTCGAGTTCTTCGACCGCGAACCGCAGCCGGATCTGGGCGCGACGCTGACCGAGGAGGAACTCCGGGAAGCCGCCCACGACAACTCCGGGAAGTTCAAGCGCTTCAACTACGAGGACGCCGAAAACGGCGTTTCACAGCGCTCGATTCCCGGCCAGAAGGGCGGGCGCTTCCTCGCGACCGGGAACGAACACAGCCCCGTCGGCCACATCAATGAGGACCCCGACAACCGTGTCGCCCAGATGGACCGACGCCTCGAGAAACTCGAGTCGATCCGCGAGGACCTCGACAGCCGAGAGTCGTCGACTCAGACCTACTTCGGCGACGAGACGGCCGACTACGGCGTCATCACGTGGGGCTCGAGTCAGGGTGCCGTCGAGGAGGCCGTCAAGCGACTCAACGACGACGGCCACTCGGTGAAAGGCATCAGCGTCTCCGACATGATGCCGTTCGCGGAGGCCGAGGTGACCGAGTTCTTGGAGAGTGTCGACGAGGCGATGGTCGTCGAGATGAACGCGACCGCGCAGTTCCGCGGCCTGCTCCAGAAGGAACTGGGCCGGTTCGGCGAGAAGCTGACCAGCCTGCTGAAGTACAACGGCAACCCCTTCGAGCCCGCCGAGATCGTCGAGGGCTACGAAGTCAACTTCGTCGAGGAAGACCGCGAACCGACCGCACAGGTACGAATCGAACCAGCTGCAGGTGACTGA
- a CDS encoding 2-oxo acid dehydrogenase subunit E2, which translates to MGYIVRMPKLGLEMERGTLLEWAVSEDESVSEGDLIAEVESEKSIGEIEAREDGVVRRTYLEVDETVPPGTPIGIVAPSEADISDLEAEATSDLEANVEVEEAEPEPEPDEPAAETAASEPEAGAGGETADESRASPRARDRAAELGVELATVEGTGYQGAITEDDVERAASEGTGAGGGEPDASPRARARADELGVDLASVEGTGYQGAITEDDVEAAATAETGGTSRTLAEQRPFGGMRKTIASRLSESDREAVHVTVHREADAEALLSAADAADATLATDVSVQDVLLQVISATLADHPAFNATFEDDVHELWEEHNLGIAVDIEQGLIAPVLPDVGAKSLAEIADERRDLVGRATSGDYTMDDLQGGTFTVTNLGVLGVEAFDPIINPPQVAILGVDAIAEQPTRGDDDSIEWRRHLPFDLSFDHRVVDGADAARFLETLVDYVENPWPLLPEDVADAADRGAAGAETEMPGRSVTATNPEGMHGRIEAGSFEWTYDEPESSGGTETGPTPVDVALGGLASCLSLSTRFQASKRDMLVEEIQVDVDATPEEGGVEDIAATIRLATDEDDESVDRLVDLGERGCHVSQMLREDLELDLSWERL; encoded by the coding sequence ATGGGATACATCGTCCGGATGCCGAAACTCGGTCTCGAGATGGAACGCGGAACACTTCTCGAGTGGGCCGTCAGCGAGGATGAGTCGGTTTCTGAGGGGGACCTGATCGCCGAAGTCGAGTCCGAAAAGAGTATCGGAGAGATCGAAGCCCGCGAAGACGGAGTCGTGCGACGGACCTACCTCGAGGTCGACGAGACGGTTCCGCCGGGGACCCCGATCGGGATCGTCGCGCCGAGCGAGGCCGACATCAGCGACCTCGAGGCCGAAGCGACGAGCGACTTAGAGGCCAACGTCGAGGTCGAGGAGGCTGAACCCGAGCCCGAACCGGACGAGCCCGCGGCTGAAACAGCCGCGAGCGAGCCCGAAGCAGGCGCCGGCGGCGAGACAGCGGATGAGAGCAGGGCCTCACCCCGTGCTCGAGACCGGGCAGCGGAACTGGGTGTCGAACTGGCGACCGTCGAGGGAACCGGCTATCAGGGCGCGATCACCGAGGACGACGTCGAACGGGCGGCAAGTGAGGGAACGGGCGCGGGCGGCGGTGAGCCGGACGCCTCGCCGCGAGCGCGCGCTCGCGCTGACGAACTGGGTGTCGACCTCGCGAGCGTCGAGGGGACCGGCTATCAGGGGGCGATCACCGAAGACGACGTCGAGGCAGCTGCCACAGCGGAGACCGGCGGAACGAGCCGGACCCTTGCCGAACAGCGACCGTTCGGTGGGATGCGCAAGACGATCGCCTCGCGACTGAGCGAGAGCGACCGCGAGGCCGTCCACGTGACCGTCCATCGCGAGGCCGACGCCGAGGCGCTGCTTTCGGCTGCCGACGCCGCAGACGCCACTCTCGCAACCGACGTCTCGGTTCAGGACGTGCTCCTTCAGGTCATCTCGGCGACGCTCGCGGACCATCCCGCGTTCAACGCGACATTCGAAGACGACGTCCACGAACTCTGGGAGGAACACAACCTCGGTATCGCCGTCGACATCGAACAGGGACTGATTGCGCCGGTGCTTCCGGATGTCGGGGCAAAATCGCTTGCCGAAATCGCCGACGAACGACGTGATCTCGTTGGCCGCGCAACCAGCGGCGACTACACCATGGACGACTTACAGGGTGGGACGTTCACCGTGACAAATCTCGGCGTTCTCGGCGTCGAGGCGTTCGATCCGATTATCAACCCGCCACAGGTCGCCATCCTCGGCGTCGACGCCATCGCCGAGCAGCCGACTCGCGGCGACGACGACAGCATCGAGTGGCGACGCCACCTCCCGTTCGATCTCTCGTTCGACCACCGGGTCGTCGACGGCGCGGACGCGGCTCGTTTCCTCGAGACGCTCGTCGACTACGTCGAAAATCCGTGGCCGCTCCTTCCCGAGGACGTCGCCGACGCGGCCGACCGCGGGGCTGCCGGGGCAGAGACGGAGATGCCCGGCCGATCGGTCACCGCCACGAACCCCGAGGGAATGCACGGTCGCATCGAGGCCGGCTCCTTCGAGTGGACGTACGACGAACCCGAATCCAGCGGTGGCACCGAGACCGGCCCGACCCCGGTCGATGTCGCGCTCGGCGGCCTCGCCTCGTGTCTCTCGTTGAGTACCAGATTTCAGGCGAGCAAACGCGACATGTTGGTCGAGGAGATCCAGGTCGATGTGGACGCGACGCCAGAGGAGGGAGGCGTCGAGGACATCGCAGCGACGATCCGGCTTGCGACCGACGAAGACGACGAGAGCGTCGATCGGCTCGTCGACCTCGGCGAACGAGGCTGTCACGTCTCGCAGATGCTTCGGGAGGATCTGGAACTCGACCTCTCCTGGGAGCGCCTCTAA
- a CDS encoding VOC family protein, with amino-acid sequence MVPDNIPQLAVEIPELSQVAFVVEDIDDGMDRFGSILGVGPWDVYRFEPPTLTDRTYHGESHEYSMVLALTQLGETMIELIEPLEGESIYTEHLEEHGEGLHHVACFAFDDPHAVVEEFEDAGLPVIQSGNYGGTEYWYFDTADELNGAIFETAANVDAMPEPDRTYPE; translated from the coding sequence ATGGTGCCTGACAACATTCCACAATTGGCGGTCGAGATTCCGGAGCTGTCACAGGTCGCGTTCGTCGTCGAGGACATCGACGACGGGATGGATCGGTTCGGCTCGATCCTCGGCGTCGGCCCGTGGGACGTCTACCGGTTCGAGCCGCCGACGCTCACCGACCGGACCTACCACGGCGAGTCCCACGAGTATTCGATGGTGCTCGCGCTCACTCAGCTCGGCGAGACGATGATCGAGCTGATCGAACCGCTCGAGGGAGAGAGTATCTACACGGAGCACCTCGAGGAACATGGCGAAGGGCTGCATCACGTCGCCTGTTTTGCCTTCGACGACCCCCACGCGGTCGTCGAGGAGTTCGAAGACGCCGGCCTGCCGGTCATCCAGAGCGGCAACTACGGCGGCACCGAATACTGGTACTTCGACACCGCCGACGAACTCAACGGCGCGATCTTCGAGACTGCGGCGAACGTCGACGCGATGCCGGAGCCGGATCGGACCTATCCAGAGTAG
- a CDS encoding NAD(+)/NADH kinase — translation MATLGLIVNPAAGRDIRRLTGGASVVDNYAKRRVAECVCDGLTVAGEPVEVLVMPDRTGIADHAVAKAPDEIDATTLEMPIEENATDTRRAAARFRDAVDVAVVLGGDGTTRDAALELGDVPLVAVSTGTNNVVPAAVDGTVAGAAAALVATGTVAAETVTTRHGTVEARAETPTGERRLTGLAAAEVSSKSFIGTRALLDPADLRGGVVSQAHPGDIGLPAVAGALEPLSPTDPGGITVRLDDPADAPRSVRAIVAPGVTATVGVASCERLEPNESATFDVPDGVVGADGERELELTDAMVELTPVPDGPRLVDVHATLEAGARAGGFEVDAVDEGRTE, via the coding sequence GTGGCGACTCTCGGACTGATCGTCAACCCCGCTGCAGGTCGTGACATCCGCCGGCTCACTGGCGGTGCGAGCGTCGTCGACAACTACGCGAAGCGCCGGGTCGCCGAGTGCGTTTGCGATGGCCTGACGGTTGCAGGCGAGCCCGTCGAAGTGCTCGTCATGCCTGACCGGACAGGAATCGCCGACCACGCGGTCGCGAAAGCACCCGACGAGATCGATGCGACGACGCTCGAGATGCCGATCGAAGAGAACGCGACCGATACCCGCCGAGCAGCAGCCCGGTTTCGCGACGCCGTCGATGTCGCGGTCGTCCTCGGCGGCGACGGGACGACCCGCGACGCCGCGCTCGAACTCGGCGACGTGCCGCTCGTTGCCGTCTCGACGGGCACGAACAACGTCGTCCCTGCAGCCGTCGATGGCACCGTCGCGGGCGCGGCTGCGGCACTCGTCGCCACCGGGACCGTCGCGGCCGAGACTGTGACGACCCGCCACGGGACGGTCGAGGCACGCGCCGAGACACCGACTGGCGAGCGGCGGCTGACCGGCCTTGCGGCAGCCGAGGTCTCCTCGAAGTCGTTTATTGGGACCCGCGCGTTGCTCGATCCGGCTGATCTCCGCGGCGGGGTCGTCTCGCAGGCCCATCCCGGCGACATCGGGCTCCCAGCCGTTGCGGGTGCGCTCGAGCCGCTGTCACCGACCGACCCCGGCGGTATCACCGTCCGACTCGACGATCCCGCAGATGCACCGCGGTCCGTCCGTGCAATCGTCGCGCCGGGCGTCACCGCGACGGTCGGCGTCGCGTCGTGCGAGCGACTCGAGCCGAACGAGTCCGCCACGTTCGACGTGCCCGACGGCGTCGTCGGTGCCGACGGCGAGCGCGAACTCGAGCTCACCGACGCGATGGTCGAACTGACGCCCGTCCCCGATGGGCCGCGGCTCGTAGATGTCCACGCGACGCTCGAGGCGGGTGCGCGAGCAGGTGGCTTCGAGGTCGACGCTGTCGACGAGGGGCGGACGGAGTAG
- a CDS encoding alpha-ketoacid dehydrogenase subunit beta, protein MTAQAELEQETETMTVREAIRQGLREELERDEDVYVMGEDVGLFGGVLEVTSGLYEEFGEERVRDTPISEAGFMGAATGAAATGTRPVVELMFSDFMGVSMEQIMNQMAKMHYMFGGKAELPVTVRTTEGGGMGAASQHSGTVHTWIAHFPGLKAVAPGTAASAKGLTKAAIRSDDPVFVFENKMIYEQSGEVPTDEDYTVPLGEAAVEREGEDVTVVATQRLVGESLGVADSLEGDVSVEVIDPRSLYPLDTDTIVESVEKTGRLVVADESPLSYGTHAEIIARVQEEAFFSLDAPIQRVGTPDTHMPFSPPLEQEVLPGDDDVRAAIERIA, encoded by the coding sequence ATGACTGCACAGGCAGAACTCGAACAGGAGACCGAGACGATGACCGTCCGGGAGGCGATCCGACAGGGCCTCCGCGAAGAACTCGAGCGCGACGAAGACGTCTACGTGATGGGCGAAGACGTCGGGCTCTTCGGCGGCGTCCTCGAGGTAACGAGCGGCCTCTACGAGGAGTTCGGCGAGGAGCGGGTCCGGGATACGCCGATCAGCGAGGCCGGCTTCATGGGCGCGGCGACCGGTGCGGCGGCGACTGGCACACGACCGGTCGTCGAACTCATGTTCTCGGATTTCATGGGCGTCTCGATGGAACAGATCATGAACCAGATGGCAAAGATGCACTACATGTTCGGCGGGAAAGCCGAACTGCCGGTCACCGTCCGAACCACCGAGGGCGGTGGGATGGGCGCTGCCAGCCAGCACTCGGGGACGGTCCACACCTGGATCGCCCACTTCCCTGGGCTGAAAGCCGTCGCACCGGGAACCGCCGCGAGCGCGAAAGGGCTGACGAAAGCCGCCATCCGCTCGGACGATCCCGTCTTCGTCTTCGAGAACAAGATGATCTACGAGCAGTCGGGCGAAGTGCCGACCGACGAGGACTATACGGTCCCACTCGGGGAGGCAGCCGTCGAACGCGAGGGCGAGGACGTCACCGTCGTCGCCACCCAGCGACTCGTCGGTGAGTCCCTCGGCGTGGCCGACTCCCTCGAAGGCGACGTCAGCGTCGAGGTCATCGATCCGCGCTCGCTGTACCCGCTCGATACCGACACGATCGTCGAGAGCGTCGAGAAGACCGGTCGGCTGGTCGTCGCCGACGAGAGCCCGCTCTCGTATGGCACCCACGCGGAGATCATCGCCCGCGTCCAGGAAGAGGCGTTCTTCAGCCTCGATGCACCGATCCAGCGGGTCGGCACGCCGGATACGCACATGCCGTTTAGCCCACCGCTCGAGCAGGAGGTCCTACCCGGTGACGACGATGTCAGAGCCGCCATCGAGCGGATCGCGTAG